AGAAGTATCACCTGACACTTCCTGTCCGGCGGCGAGATTCCGTAACAGCCGTCGCATAATCTTACCAGATCGGGTTTTAGGCAAAGCATCGGTAAAACGAATTTCTCCAGGACGAGCGATCGCACCAATTTCACTGACGACGTGCTGTTTTAGTTCTTTACTGAGTACTTCATTTGGATGATTACCACCCTCTAAAGTTACAAAAGCAACTATCTCTTCACCTTTGAGTTCATCTGGTTTACCTACCACCGCCGCTTCAGCCACCGCAGGATGGGAAACTAAGGCTGATTCGATTTCCATAGTCCCCAGACGATGCCCTGATACATTAATCACATCATCAACCCGACCCATTACCCAGAAATAACCGTCTTCATCTCGTCTAGCACCATCACCAGCAAAATAAATATACTGCCCATCTTTCGGGGGAATATGTTCCCAATAAGTACGCCGGAAGCGTTCCGGATCGCCGTATACTGTCCGCATCATCCCAGGCCAGGGATAGCGAACTGCCAAATAACCGCCTTCGTTGTCGCCAACACAATTACCTTCCAAATCCACAACATCAGCAAGAATGCCAGGGAAAGGACGAGTTGCAGAACCGGGTTTGGTAGGAATAGCCCCTGGAAGTGGTGTGATCATGATTCCACCAGTTTCAGTTTGCCACCACGTGTCGACAATCGGGCAGCGTTCACCACCAATTACCCTGTGATACCACATCCAGGCTTCCGGGTTGATCGGTTCACCCACAGTTCCCAGCAAACGCAGAGAAGACAAATTCCGGGCTTTAGGTAAATGTTCACCCATTTTGATAAAGGCACGAATCGCTGTGGGTGCAGTATAAAAAATTGTCACGCCATACTTTTCAATAATGTCCCACATACAACCTGGATTAGAAGCACGGGGCGCTCCTTCATACATTACCGTTGTTGCACCGTTGGAAAGCGGCCCATAAACAATGTAACTGTGTCCTGTAATCCAACCGACATCGGCTGTACACCAGTACACATCCGTATCTTGCAGATCAAAAATCCATTTGGTGGTCATATGAGTATACAGGTTGTATCCAGCAGTTGTATGCACAACACCTTTGGGTTTGCCGGTACTACCAGAAGTGTAGAGAATAAACAGCATATCTTCACTGTCCATCTCTTCGGCGGGACAATCTGCGCTTACACCCTTTTGCAAATCATGCCACCAATGGTCGCGTCCTGGTTCCATGTTAGTTTTTTGATTGGTACGACCGACAACTAGGACGTTTTGGACGGTGCAGACAGCACCATCTGCCAAAGCTTTATCTACTTGTTCCTTGAGGGGAACGATCGCATCTTTACGCCAACCACCATCAGCAGTAATGACTAATTTGGCTTGGGCATCAATTAATCTATCTCGTAAAGCTTCGGCACTAAAACCACCAAATACAACACTGTGGGGTGCGCCGATTCTGGCACAGGCTAACATCGCGATCGCTGCTTCCGGGATCATGGGCATATAAATCCCAACGCGATCGCCTTTTTTGACTCCCAGTTGTTTGAGTACATTGGCAAATTGACAAACTTCCCGATGTAGTTGGGCGTAGGTGAGAGTGCGTGAGTCTCCTGGTTCTCCTTCCCAAATAATTGCGGCTTTATTTTTGCGCCAAGTAGTCAGGTGTCTATCAAGACAGTTGTAAGAAATATTAATTTTGCCGTTAACGAACCACTTGGCAAACGGTGGTTGCCAGTCTAAAACTTTGTCCCACTTAGCAAACCAGTTTAATTCTTGTTCTGCCAATTCTGCCCAGAATTGTTCGGGATTGGCTTTGGCTTTTTCGTAAAGCTGCTGGTATTCTTGCAAGCTTTTAATATGGGCGTTTTGGGAGAATTCTGGAGTTGGGGGAAATAGACGTTTTTCTTGGAGGATTGATTCTATTGTTGGTTGAGACATAATTGCTTAAATGGTGTTCTGGAAACTATTGTGTATGCAGATTTACCACAAATGTTTTGATTGTCATGAAGATTGATGGAAAATGCAAGGATATTCAACCTGTTCCCCATTTCCTGACCTCCACGAATGAATTGAATTTTGTGCAACTACTCATGAAACCACCCTAAAATAAACATAAATCAAGGGGGCATTACTTATGTCTGAGCCTAGTACTATACAGATTATCTTTGATGAAAATTCAGACGCAAAAGTTTTCTTTCCTCCCGGCGATTTATGGAGTGACGAACCACCTTCGGAAAGTGATCTACACCGCGAGCAAATCGAACTGTTAATTAATATCCTGAAATTGTGGTGGCGAGAACGCCAGGATTTTTACGCTTCTGGCAATTTGATAGTTTACTATAGCCCCAACCAGAAAAAGTCAGAGGATTTTCGTGACCCTGATTTTTTTGTGGTTTTGGGAACCGAAAAAAAAGACCGTAAAAGTTGGGTCGTCTGGTAAGAAGAAGGTAAATATCCTAACTTAATTATTGAAATTTTATCTGACTCTACTGCTGCTGTTGACAAGGGCTTTAAAAAACAACTTTATCAAGAGACTTTTCACACTCCTGATTACTTCTGGTTCGAGCTTGTTACACAAGAATTCCAGGGATTTCACTTGCTTGATGGCAAATATCAAGAAATCCAACCCACCCCTGATGGTAAATTATGGAGTCAGTAACTAGAACTTTATTTGGGAGTGTATGAAGGCAAATTACGTTACTTTACACCTGAACATAAATTAATACCTGCTGCTGAAGAACTAGCTGAACAAGAAAAATTACGCGCCCAACAAGCCGAAGAACGCTTACAACAAACAGAGCAAGAATTATCTAGACTCCGGGAGATTTTACGCTCTCAAGGAATAGATCCTGAGCAGATTTAGGAATACGTTAGGAATACGAACCAAATAAAATACACAACTCCTCCTCTCTCTTTTTGTTATATGTTGGGTCTCGTAAACTCGACCTAATCTACAAAATTTCACACACAATTTTAGGCGTTTTAGTCCATTAGAGTTAGTTAAGAGATAGGATTTTTGGTTGGCTAAAGGTATCAGGTAATTAGCTAAAGAATATATATTTCAGTGATCGCCTGATTTCTCAAATACAAAAAAGTGGTATCGCTCACATGCTTTGCTTTATTTTTATCACTTATTACTATCGTTTAGGCTGGCAATGAGTTCAATTACATAGTTTACTGTTCTAGAGGTGAACTTGGGGAATCCAATAGAATTTCCTGTCGCGGTTCTCGTACCTCCCACTGACACCTTCTTTCATTCGCTTGGTTGTAATTAATTGCCATTGTAAAATTGCGGGATTGGACGCTGTTGTTGCGGAGATTTACGATCGCTTGAGTGTAATTACCTCCTGCAATTGCTGTCCATTGCAACACATTTGTCGCATTAGGTTGATCGGGAATAAAACGCATTTTATACCTAACTCGCTCTAGGGAATCACCAGGGCGGACGAAAACTAAACCCTGAACAATATCTGCTGCCCGTTCCAGGAGATCAGCAGAAATAAAGCTACAACTGTTAGGGGTATCTCCTTTAACTAAAGCTAGGTAAGGGCGATCGCGTAAAGACTCTACTTGTTGAGCTTGAACCCCAAGGTTGGAGGAAAAAATCAGGGTAATAGGCAGGATCAGAAAAACAGCTTTTCTCATAGTTAAGTTCAAAATTTAACTAAAAATAAATTTCCCTTAATTCTGAGAATAGCTCAAGCGTATGCTGCTGTTGTGTAATACACTCTTTGATAGATTTGTAGGCCACAGTAACTCCACCTTGCTTAATTGGTAACACTGAGAATAATTTTCCTCCCCAAAATCGCTTAGGGAACTAAATCTTTCCCCCGTTCACGGCTACAGTGTACACAGAAGTCGGAAAAACCTGATTCAAATTAACTCGAAAAGCTCAAAATCATAACCTCACCCCGCCCTAGCAGGTACCCCTCTGGTGAACTCGCGGAGAGGGGCTGTTCTTGTGAGGTTTTTCGAGGTTTAGGGTGATTCGATCATTTGTGTGTACCGTAGCCCGTGAACGGAGGAATTAAGGGGGGTTAATTCGACTTTTGCAAGAGGTCTATTGATACGCTGGAACAAACTCAGTAAAAAGAGTTGTATTACACAGTTTGCAGTAATTCTTTAGACATACTTTCTGCTTGCTACAAATCAACTTGTCTTGATCAAGTTCATCCTATAGACATTCAACAAAATAATCTTTTCAGCAGATGGGAAGCACTCAGCACTAATCATATGATTAAAGCATTAATTCTTACTTAATTACTAAAACACAAAAGGAGCTTTATATGCTTGCTGCTGTTATATTTTTTGCTAGTTACGCTGTAATATCTACACTCTTTATTTCTACTGTTGAATAACAAAACAAAAACTTTTCTTATCATCCTGTTGCTTTAAGTGTGAGGTAGGACTTTCTATTGCTTGTATCGTTATTCGTACTTCTCTGTATCCTCGGTTGGTTTCACCGAGGTTTTTTATGGAGTAGGTATATAGCTAATGGGGAAGCAGTGCGTGTTTCCCCATGAGTAACTGATATTCGCCTTTGCTGGGTGGAGACATCACCCGTAGAAATTACCTTGGATAAATATGGAGTCTAGGCGCTACGCCTGGATTGACAATAGCTGCTAGTTCTTCAGAAGATAGTTTGCTCAGTTCAGTTTCTAATTCTTCGATTGTGAAGTGATAGCCACGCTCTTGAGCAATCTTAATAAAGCCTTCTGGATCAGATGCTGCTTTGAGTCTTTCTTTTAAGACTTGATCTTGTTTAACTGCTTTGAAAAGTTGGGCTGCATGTTTTTGTGACATGAAAGTTTATCTCCTGTTTGAAATATCAGATTTGAATGTAGTTATTTAACTTTTGTGGTTTCACCAAATCCAGCTAAAGTCGCTGCTAACTAAAGTCATATACTTCAATCTTGAACTAAGGAGAAGAATGTCTTATTGAATTTGACAAAAAAATATAAGTTTCCAGCGATCGCTCTCTTCAGCAATTGGGTACAGTTAAACGCCACAAGAGTCGCACCATTAGCTAGAGGCGGTAAAAGAGCTGATTTTCTAGAATGACACTTATGTTGTCAGGATAAAACAGGCGAGTTAAAATGCAGATTTTGCAATTTTTCAACCGACAAAAACATGCAAACTTTACCTTTGTATTTAGTCAGATATTAGCTTTAGGAGTAAGTGCTAGTGTTTTACTCCACAGCACCAATGTTAATGCTGCTGAACAAGTTGTTTTAAAGTATGGTAAGTTCCAAGGGGTAGTTTCTGTGAAAGAATTAAATCAGTTTGTGGAAACTGGCAAGACTACACCCGTACTCCAAGCTTATTTACAAGCAGCTCAACAAAACCCTTCCGTTGCTCGCAAAGCACTCACAGCAGGAATCAAAGCTGATCGTGCCTTTTTAAATTCCTTGCTGTCTAGCTGGGCGGGGCCAATCTTGGTTAGCCAAATTGGTGAAGTGATTCATCCTCCGGAAAAACAATTAGATGAACAGGGGCTACGGACAGCTTTGAGTACATCTATTAATCAAAGTGGTGAAGTCACTCTATTAGGAGCAATTCGCAATTATCCAGGCGCTTCTGTTGAAATTGAGGGAGATCGTCTCATCGAAGTTTATCAACGACTAAGCCAATTTGCGAAAAGTTTTTAACTTAGATGCACCTGCTTCAATCAGTTAACAGTTAACAGTGATCAGTTATTGATCACTGTTGACTGTGAAAGTGGGTTTTGGTTATGAGCCAGCTATTTATTTGAGGGCGGGATTTTGGGCTAATGAAAACTATCAAACTCACGTTATCCTGTTAGTCGGTACATAAGAACTTTAGCTTTCAAATCTTCTTCCACAAACACTAAATACTCACCATTGGAACGACGAAAGGCACGAATCCCAAAGGGTACATCAACCCAGCCGCCTTCGCCTGCAACCTCGGGGCCTGGTTTTAACTTTTGTACTTGTTTTCCTGTGGTGGCGTCGTAGACAAACACGTCTGGGGTTTTACTACTGACAGCAAACACTCTGTTACCGACTGCATCCATTGCTTTGATGTGCAATTTGGGATTGCGGTTGACTTCATATGGTAATGCTATGCGCCAGCGTATTTTTTTGGCTTTGCTCCAATGATCGTAGCGGATGATTTCTGTACCAACTAATCCCCAATCACCATCAATGTTGGGGCGATCGCTTGTATAACCGCTTAAATACATGGCATCCTGTTCCGGAAAATATTTGATTCTTGTGAGAGTTTTAAACGGTTGGGGCATAAGTGTTTTTTGCACAGCTTTGGTACTGTAAACTGGACAACCATGAGCATTTAATCCACCAAAGCGGTAATGTTTGATGTAGCCTGCTTCTGCTGCTTTCCAAACGTCTCCTTTGCTATCTATTTCCCAACCCCAAACAGAATCATCTTTTTCACCGGTAGCTTGATATTCGTTGGCTTGAGGTGAACCGTCACCGTTGGCATCAATCCAGATCCAACTACTATTAGTTGGTTCATTAGCTAGCCAGTCTTCTTTGCCTTTGCCGAATATACCGCAGGGAACTGCGATCTCTCCATCAAAACGATACATTAACAGGCGTTCGGACATCATTTCTGAAGAGAGATATAACAAACGCTTTCCTTGCAATCGCCGGACAAAAGCTGCTGTGGGTGTAGTGTGGAGTCTGGCGTCATTAGGGTAACGGAACCTATCTACGGTATAAGCTTTGTATTGCCATTCTTTACCGCTACCTTTGCTGTAATCCATGATAAAATGTTCGTCTTTGGTAAAGACGTTTGCTCCATCAGTACCAATATCAGCATCAGCAGTATCTATAAATTGCAAGCCCAACAATTGCCACTGTAATTTGCCTGATGGGGAAAGCTTACGTAAGTCTACGCCGGAACGATTGAAACCAACATTACTAACATAGATATTTCCGACTGCATCTGTACCGACTCCACTCAAACCGTAAAATTTCAAATCTCCGATTTCACCACGCTTACCTGAATAAATTCCTCCTTGAGTGCCGAAGGTACCTACTTGTTTGGGTTTATTGGCAATGTCGTATATTAATACTTGCTGACGCGGGCCGTTATCTGCAACTAACAATCTGTTTTTATTATTGATCGCGATCGCGCTTGGTTGGGCAACATCTGCGATCGCACCAGGTAATTGCTTTCCTGTTGGTGCATAATGCCCAATCTTGTTTTTGTCTTGAATAATCCACAGATTTCCCTGTTTGTCAAGGGCTATTTTGCTCGGATGATTGACTTTAAAGCTACGTATTTCTTTCATCGTAGCGGTATTGTAGACATGAACTAAGTTGGCTGCTTTGTCACTGGCATACAACTGGTTGCCATCTATTGCTAATCCTGCGATTTTACTTTTGGTGCTGACTATTAACATGCTTTTATCCCAGCCGCGCCCTTGGGGAAAAGGTGCAACTTTTCCAGATAAGTTATAGCGTCTGATGCAATACCATGTTGTGCCTTTAGGTGGGTAATCTTCTCCTGGCTTACCATCAGCAGATTGCTGCATCCCTACATACATATATTTTTGATCAACTGCGATCGCATCTCCCCCCATCCTTCCCCATCCATGCAAGTCATCAGCTTTGCCTATGATGTCTCCATTTTTATAAATTCCTACCTCTCTTCCGGCTTCATCCCAATCTGTATTGGTATACACTGTGCCATCAGGAGTCACGTACATATCAGTTACTTGGATTTGTACCCATTTGTTACCACCTCCAAAGGAGTTACCTATCCAAGATGTTTTATAAGCATTTGTAGCAGCTAGGGTGTAAGTGTCTGTAGCAGGCGGTGTATAAATATCTTGAGTAGGGAATGTATAAGTATCTTGAGCAGATGTGGTGTATATATCTGTGTTAGAAGGTGTATAAGTATTTTTTTCAGGTAGCGTGTATATCTTGATTGCAGATGTTGTCTGGGTATTTGCTACAGATGTAACTCTGCCAGTCAAATAAATGGCAATTAGAGTTACAGTTATAAATCCGGCAATAACACTAAGTACAAACCTTAACCTTCTGTTATTTCTAAAAATACCTCTTTTTAATAGGTTATTGATATGTTGCTTTTGATAGAGTTTCCCAATCTGCCGTAGTAATTTATTTTTCATATGTGATTTTTTGTCAAAAAACTATTGATTAAATTTTGGCTGATTTCTTAAACATTTAAGTAATTATATTTTTAATTAGTTAATACTAAGACTTACGCAATAATTAACGAAAAGCTTAATTTCTTGAACTACCCTCTAGGTACTATACAAGAAGGCAAGGGATCTTAGACTGTACTTGGTTTTTATAGTTAACTATGTATGCTGCTGATTAATGGTTAGTAATTATACTTATCTCCAAATATTAGCTGTTTAATTAGAAGTAATCATGATTGTTTTATTCATGCGATGTTCATCCATAAAATAACCAATATCTACAGTGAATATGGCTAATTTCATGAAAAATTTACAAAAACTACATTATTTTTTTAATTTAGCTTAGGACAATTTCATAAAAATTCCATGCTAAAGTCTTTGCTTGAGAGAATTGCTATTTTTTCTGCTATTTTGTAATCTAAACCACAATCACAAAGAATTTGATGCATCATTATTTATTGATTAGTTATTTTTTTATTAAAAATTCATGTGAATCGCGGTTAACTTAGCCTCATTAAACATAAAGTATCTTCTAAATTTTTATTGAATATAAGAGTAATAGGAGAATATTTGTAAAGTCTGATTTCGATACTTGATTTATAGAAATTATAAATGTTGACTATACAAGTCTTGATTTGTAATCAAAGGTTCTAAACCCTTTGTCTTTCAAGAGTATACATAGTTTCATCCTTGCCAGGGAGAGATTTAGGAAGCGAAAAGCTTGTTGAGTGTGAGGATGCAGAGATTTCACACTATGTAATGTCAATCACTCATGCAAGCAGAGGTGCAGGTGTCCAAAGAGTCGCTGTAGCTGCAAAGCTCAAATATTTTCAAATCATATTTAATTTATGGATATATTTCAAATTCTTAATTGAATGTGTAATCACAAACTTTATGATTTTAAGTAGTACAGTCAAATTAACCTAACTTTTAGGGTGAGAAAAATTTTCTCAAATCTATCTTAGGTCTGAGAAATAAGTTCTAAATAATGTGTTCAATCAAAAAATATAAAGATTACAGCTACCAATTTCCTGGTATTTTCAAAGAAGGTGGCTAAAATGCTGGTAAAAGTAAATACAAAGACGAGCAATTCATGGTTGGGGATATATACGTGGAAGGTAATAAAAAAGACTATAATTTATCTGCATCTATTCTCTGTGTGGGAGTAGGTTGGTTTCCTACAACACCCGGAGGACTAGAGAGATATGTGTACGAACTGACTCAGAAATTAGCAGCAAATCAAGATCAGATTGAATTATGTGGAGTAGGTTTACCGGAAACACAACCAAATCTACCAATCAAGTTGACTAATTTGGGTTCCCCAGATAGTCAGATTTGGAAGCGGTTATGGTCAATTCGCCAAAACTTCAAGAAAACAAGAATGGGCAAACCAGATGC
Above is a genomic segment from Fischerella sp. JS2 containing:
- a CDS encoding alpha/beta hydrolase, which produces MQILQFFNRQKHANFTFVFSQILALGVSASVLLHSTNVNAAEQVVLKYGKFQGVVSVKELNQFVETGKTTPVLQAYLQAAQQNPSVARKALTAGIKADRAFLNSLLSSWAGPILVSQIGEVIHPPEKQLDEQGLRTALSTSINQSGEVTLLGAIRNYPGASVEIEGDRLIEVYQRLSQFAKSF
- a CDS encoding Nif11-like leader peptide family natural product precursor codes for the protein MSQKHAAQLFKAVKQDQVLKERLKAASDPEGFIKIAQERGYHFTIEELETELSKLSSEELAAIVNPGVAPRLHIYPR
- the acs gene encoding acetate--CoA ligase, with the translated sequence MSQPTIESILQEKRLFPPTPEFSQNAHIKSLQEYQQLYEKAKANPEQFWAELAEQELNWFAKWDKVLDWQPPFAKWFVNGKINISYNCLDRHLTTWRKNKAAIIWEGEPGDSRTLTYAQLHREVCQFANVLKQLGVKKGDRVGIYMPMIPEAAIAMLACARIGAPHSVVFGGFSAEALRDRLIDAQAKLVITADGGWRKDAIVPLKEQVDKALADGAVCTVQNVLVVGRTNQKTNMEPGRDHWWHDLQKGVSADCPAEEMDSEDMLFILYTSGSTGKPKGVVHTTAGYNLYTHMTTKWIFDLQDTDVYWCTADVGWITGHSYIVYGPLSNGATTVMYEGAPRASNPGCMWDIIEKYGVTIFYTAPTAIRAFIKMGEHLPKARNLSSLRLLGTVGEPINPEAWMWYHRVIGGERCPIVDTWWQTETGGIMITPLPGAIPTKPGSATRPFPGILADVVDLEGNCVGDNEGGYLAVRYPWPGMMRTVYGDPERFRRTYWEHIPPKDGQYIYFAGDGARRDEDGYFWVMGRVDDVINVSGHRLGTMEIESALVSHPAVAEAAVVGKPDELKGEEIVAFVTLEGGNHPNEVLSKELKQHVVSEIGAIARPGEIRFTDALPKTRSGKIMRRLLRNLAAGQEVSGDTSTLEDRSVLDKLREGA